From the genome of Adhaeribacter pallidiroseus:
TTACCTGGAAGCCGAAATGATGGCAAAAGCCGGTGCTACCCACGTAGTAGTTATGGCGCGCGCTCACGCCGAAACCATAAAATGCGTGGTGCAGGCTGGCCGGGACTTCGGCGTAAAAGTAATGGGCGATAATATGGTTTGTGCCGATAAGGTAGCGGGTGCCAAATGGCTCGAAGATTTAGGCTGCGATTACGTTATCCACCACATCGGGTACGACGAACGCCGCGGCATTGCGGCCCAAGGTAAACCCATGCCCAGCCCCTTAGATCAATTGCGCGAAGTAGTACGGATGGTGCAAATACCCGTGCAGGCGGTTGGCGGACTTTCGCTGGAACAAGCTATTCAATGCCCGGCTTACGGGGCGCCGTTGGTGGTATTAGGCGCACCTTTAACCATTGATGCGGATGCTTTTAAAACGGCTGATGGCGATCTGGAAACATCGTTGCGCCTTATTTGCGACGAAATACATGCTTATGGCGATGTCCCGGTTGGGGGTAGTTAAATTGCTTTACAGCGTTAAGGCTTGATAAACAAAATAAAATTTTAAAAAAATTCTTTGCTTGTTCTTGTTTCATTAAAGTGAACTAACCTAAATCTGATAACTATTTATGAAATCAGCTGCCGTAGTAAATTTTTCTCCGGAAAAAGGATCCGTGGAAATTCGTGAAATCAGTAAACCGGCCATTGGCGACGACGATGTATTGCTGGAAGTAGCCAATGTAGGCGTATGCGGCAGCGATTTGCACCAATGGACTTCCGACCATAGCTGGCCCGTGAATTATCCGGTAGTGTTGGGCCATGAATTTGGCGGACACGTGGTAGAATTAGGTAGCCGGGTAACCGGCTGGAAAGAAGGCGACCGGGTAGTAAGCGAAACCGCTGCGGTAATCGACCCTAACAACCCGATGAGCCGCCGCGGCTTGTATAACCTGGATCCTACCCGCAAAGGATTTGGCTACGGCGTAAACGGTGCCATGACCCGGTTCGTGCGGGTGCCGGCCCGCTGTTTGCACCGGGTTCCCGATAATTTGCCTTTTGAACAAGCCTGTCTGACGGAACCATGCAGCGTGGCCTTTAACGCGGTGGTTGAAAATTCCCGTTTAAAACCCGGCGACCGGGTAATCGTGTTGGGTCCCGGTACGATTGGAATATTATGCGCCGCGGTGGCTCGCTTGTGCGGCGCCGATGTAGCCATGGTGGGTTTAGAGGCCGATCGGCACCGCTTAGATATTGCCGCCGCATACGGCTGCGAACCTATTGTGGGCGACGCTACTGCTTGGGCGCAGCAACGCGATGGTTTAGGCGCTGATTGTATTATTGATGCTGCCGGCGTAAGTGCCACCTTAAAATTAGCCCTGCAACTGGTTCGCCCGAATGGCCATATTACCAAGGTAGGTTGGGGACCGCAGCCCATTCAGTTTTCCTTAGATCCGCTAGTGCAAAAAAAC
Proteins encoded in this window:
- a CDS encoding orotidine 5'-phosphate decarboxylase / HUMPS family protein encodes the protein MKPIVQISLDLTNLEEALETAAMALRAGVDWLEAGTPFILAEGLHGVRELAKAFPGVPLVADLKTMDGGYLEAEMMAKAGATHVVVMARAHAETIKCVVQAGRDFGVKVMGDNMVCADKVAGAKWLEDLGCDYVIHHIGYDERRGIAAQGKPMPSPLDQLREVVRMVQIPVQAVGGLSLEQAIQCPAYGAPLVVLGAPLTIDADAFKTADGDLETSLRLICDEIHAYGDVPVGGS
- a CDS encoding zinc-binding dehydrogenase, translating into MKSAAVVNFSPEKGSVEIREISKPAIGDDDVLLEVANVGVCGSDLHQWTSDHSWPVNYPVVLGHEFGGHVVELGSRVTGWKEGDRVVSETAAVIDPNNPMSRRGLYNLDPTRKGFGYGVNGAMTRFVRVPARCLHRVPDNLPFEQACLTEPCSVAFNAVVENSRLKPGDRVIVLGPGTIGILCAAVARLCGADVAMVGLEADRHRLDIAAAYGCEPIVGDATAWAQQRDGLGADCIIDAAGVSATLKLALQLVRPNGHITKVGWGPQPIQFSLDPLVQKNVTLQGSFSHNWPVWERVIALLASGQLNVKPIIGGVWPVTEWHEAFDKMHRGEVVKSVLKPV